A region from the Populus trichocarpa isolate Nisqually-1 chromosome 18, P.trichocarpa_v4.1, whole genome shotgun sequence genome encodes:
- the LOC7461552 gene encoding protein phosphatase 1 regulatory inhibitor subunit PPP1R7 homolog → MDGAQPPNGSNPEADDQTVEIDPSSTILDLTSFQLHDLSSVDLSSSLAELDLTANRLSSLDPRIAHLSNLKKLSLRQNLIDDAAVEPFSRWDSLSALQELVLRDNKLKKIPDSGIFKNLLVFDVSFNEITSLHGLSKVSNTLKELYVSKNEVTKIEEIDHLYQLQILELGSNRLRVMESMQNFTSLQELWLGRNRIKVVNLCGLKCIKKLSLQSNRVTSMKGFEECVALEELYLSHNGIAKMEGLSTLVNLRVLDVSSNKLTSVNDIQNLTQLEDLWLNDNQIESLEGVSEAVVSSREKLTTIYLENNPCAKSTSYSAFLRQIFPNIQQIDSSVFA, encoded by the exons ATGGACGGCGCGCAACCACCAAACGGCTCAAACCCGGAGGCGGACGATCAAACGGTCGAAATCGATCCATCAAGCACCATCCTGGACCTAACCAGCTTTCAGCTTCATGATCTCAGCTCAGTGGATTTATCTTCGAGTCTCGCCGAGTTAGACCTGACCGCTAATCGGCTATCGAGCTTGGACCCTAGAATCGCTCATCTCTCGAACCTGAAAAAGCTCTCTCTCCGTCAAAACCTCATCGACGATGCTGCTGTTGAGCCTTTCTCTCGCTGGGACTCGTTATCCGCTCTCCAG GAGCTGGTGTTAAGGGATAATAAGCTAAAGAAAATACCGGATAGCGGCATATTCAAGaatcttttggtttttgatgTTTCTTTCAATGAAATTACTTCGTTGCATGGATTGTCTAAAGTCTCAAATACCCTCAAGGAACTTTATGTATCTAAAAATGAAGTTACTAAGATAGAGGAGATTGATCACCTTTATCAGTTGCAAATTCTCGAACTTGGTTCCAACAGATTACGG GTGATGGAGAGCATGCAAAATTTTACAAGTTTACAGGAGCTGTGGCTGGGAAGAAATCGTATCAAAGTAGTTAATCTATGTGGGCTGAAATGCATCAAGAAGCTTAGCTTGCAAAGCAACCGTGTAACTTCTATGAAAGGGTTTGAG GAATGTGTTGCTTTAGAAGAACTGTACTTGAGCCATAATGGTATTGCCAAAATGGAAGGCTTGTCAACCTTGGTCAACCTCCGTGTACTCGATGTATCATCTAACAAGCTAACTTCAGTGAATGATATTCAGAACCTTACCCA GTTAGAGGATCTGTGGCTCAATGACAACCAAATAGAATCACTTGAAGGCGTTTCTGAGGCAGTCGTCAGTTCAAGAGAGAAACTAACAACTATCTACCTTGAAAACAATCCATGT GCAAAGTCTACAAGCTACTCTGCCTTTTTGAGACAGATTTTTCCAAATATTCAGCAAATTGACTCCAGTGTGTTTGCTTAG
- the LOC7461553 gene encoding cell division cycle protein 27 homolog B isoform X2, with protein sequence MEAILVDCVNHSLRHFMHRNAIFMCERLCAEFPSETNLQLLAGCYLQNNQAYSAYHILKGTQMAQSRYLFAISCFQMDLLNEAEAALCPTNEPGLEVPNGAPGHYLLGLIYRYTDRRKSAIHHFKQALSIDPLFWAAYEELCILGAAEEAAAVFDEAAALCIQKQHMNHASASQNLSISNEDRNLVSARNFGLEDGSPRQSKHPQGNNLRDIPGNYHGATTLGGSASQPSNGGLPNLSFYNTPSPMATQLSSVAPPPLCRNMQPNGSNPSMPGFDNSARSTLNSNMQAPRRKFVDEGKLRKISGRLFSDSGPRRSTRLAAEAGSNQNTSSTLVAGNGTNNSPKYLGGSKFSSMAIRSVTVRKGQSWVNENYDEGIRNEAFDDSRANNTSSNCSLSLTGDSRSLETEVATMPVGGVIASPSCILSGALEILGLLRTLGEGYRLSCMYRCQDALDVYMKLPHKHYNTGWVLCQVGKAYVELVDYLEADRAFSLARRASPYSLEGLDVYSTVLYHLKEDMKLSYLAQELISTDRLAPQSWCAIGNCYSLQKDHETALKNFQRAVQLDSRFAYAHTLCGHEYVALEDFENGIKSYQSALRIDARHYNSWHGLGMVYLRQEKNEFSEHHFRMAFQINPCSSVIMSYLGTALHALKRNEEALEMMERAILADKKNPLPMYQKANILVSLESFDEALEVLEELKEYAPRESSVYALMGKIYKRRNMHEKAMFHFGLALDLKPSATDVATIKAAIEKLHVPDELEDSL encoded by the exons atggaAGCGATACTAGTAGACTGTGTAAACCACAGTCTTCGCCATTTCATGCATCGAAACGCCATATTCATGTGCGAACGGCTCTGCGCCGAGTTCCCTTCCGAG ACAAATTTGCAATTGTTAGCAGGATGTTATCTGCAAAATAATCAAGCATACTCTGCGTATCATATTCTAAAAG GAACACAAATGGCTCAATCCCGCTACTTGTTTGCGATATCATGCTTTCAAATGGATCTTCTAAATGAAGCTGAAGCTGCATTATGTCCTACAAATGAGCCTGGTTTAGAG GTTCCAAATGGTGCACCTGGGCACTACCTTCTTGGGCTTATCTACAG GTATACTGATAGAAGGAAAAGTGCCATCCATCACTTTAAGCAAGCTTTATCTATAGATCCTTTATTCTGGGCTGCCTACGAGGAGCTTTGTATATTAG gTGCTGCTGAAGAAGCAGCTGCAGTTTTTGATGAAGCAGCTGCTCTTTGTATTCAAAAGCAGCACATGAATCATGCATCAGCATCCCAGAACTTGAGCATATCCAATGAGGATCGTAATTTAGTTTCTGCTCGAAACTTTGGCTTGGAAGATGGAAGTCCAAGGCAGTCAAAACACCCACAAGGGAATAACCTAAGAGATATTCCTGGAAATTATCATGGAGCCACTACGTTAGGAGGATCTGCTAGTCAGCCTTCAAATGGTGGCCTTCCAAACCTGTCATTTTATAACACTCCTTCACCAATGGCCACACAG TTGTCGAGTGTTGCCCCACCACCACTGTGTAGAAACATGCAGCCAAATGGTTCCAATCCTAGCATGCCTGGTTTTGATAACAGTGCAAGGTCAACTTTGAATTCTAATATGCAGGCCCCTCGAAGAAAGTTTGTTGATGAAGGGAAATTGCGGAAG ATTTCTGGGAGGTTATTTTCTGATTCTGGCCCTCGGCGAAGTACAAGGCTTGCCGCAGAAGCAGGATCCAACCAAAATACTAGTTCTACACTGGTTGCAGGGAATGGAACTAACAACTCTCCTAAATATCTTGGGGGTTCCAAGTTTAGTTCCATGGCAATACGTTCAGTGACAGTTCGCAAGGGACAGTCATGGGTCaatgaaaattatgatgaaG GGATACGGAATGAGGCTTTTGATGATTCACGTGCAAATAATACATCATCAAATTGTAGTCTATCACTCACCGGGGATTCTAGATCTCTTGAAACAGAAGTAGCAACCATGCCCGTTGGTGGGGTTATCGCAAGTCCTTCATGTATCTTAAGTGGTGCTTTAGAAATATTAGGCCTCCTGAGAACTCTTGGGGAAGGTTATAGACTTTCTTGCATGTACAGATGTCAG GATGCACTGGATGTCTACATGAAACTACCACACAAGCATTATAATACAGGCTGGGTGCTTTGCCAG GTTGGAAAAGCATATGTTGAATTAGTGGATTATTTGGAAGCTGATAGAGCCTTCAGTCTTGCCCGGCGAGCATCACCTTACAGTTTAGAAGGATTGGATGTATATTCTACGGTTCTTTAT CATTTGAAGGAAGACATGAAGTTAAGTTACCTGGCTCAAGAACTGATATCAACTGATCGTTTAGCTCCTCAATCTTG GTGTGCTATTGGAAATTGCTATAGTCTGCAGAAAGACCATGAAACTGCCTTGAAAAATTTTCAGCGAGCCGTACAGCTTGATTCAAGATTTGCATATGCACACACCTTGTGCGGTCATGA ATATGTTGCCTTGGAGGATTTTGAGAATGGAATTAAGAGTTACCAGAGTGCCCTAAGGATAGATGCTAGACATTACAATTCCTGGCATGGGCTTGGGATGGTCTATCTTCGGCAAGAGAAAAACGAGTTTTCTGAGCATCACTTCCGAATGGCTTTCCAAATAAATCCGTGTTCTTCGGTGATAATGTCTTATCTTGGGACTGCTTTACATGCCTTAAAG agaaatgaGGAAGCTCTGGAGATGATGGAGAGGGCAATTTTAGCTGATAAGAAGAACCCTCTTCCCATGTATCAAAAGGCTAATATACTTGTGAGCTTGGAAAGCTTTGATGAAGCTTTAGAAGTCCTAGAGGAGCTGAAAGAGTATGCTCCTCGTGAAAGCAGTGTTTATGCTTTGATGGGTAAAATTTATAAGAGGCGTAACATGCATGAGAAGGCAATGTTTCACTTTGGTCTTGCTTTGGATTTGAAACCATCAGCGACTGACGTGGCTACAATAAAG GCTGCCATTGAGAAGCTGCATGTACCAGATGAATTAGAAGACAGCTTGTAG
- the LOC7461553 gene encoding cell division cycle protein 27 homolog B isoform X1: MEAILVDCVNHSLRHFMHRNAIFMCERLCAEFPSETNLQLLAGCYLQNNQAYSAYHILKAFFFSLLSVGTQMAQSRYLFAISCFQMDLLNEAEAALCPTNEPGLEVPNGAPGHYLLGLIYRYTDRRKSAIHHFKQALSIDPLFWAAYEELCILGAAEEAAAVFDEAAALCIQKQHMNHASASQNLSISNEDRNLVSARNFGLEDGSPRQSKHPQGNNLRDIPGNYHGATTLGGSASQPSNGGLPNLSFYNTPSPMATQLSSVAPPPLCRNMQPNGSNPSMPGFDNSARSTLNSNMQAPRRKFVDEGKLRKISGRLFSDSGPRRSTRLAAEAGSNQNTSSTLVAGNGTNNSPKYLGGSKFSSMAIRSVTVRKGQSWVNENYDEGIRNEAFDDSRANNTSSNCSLSLTGDSRSLETEVATMPVGGVIASPSCILSGALEILGLLRTLGEGYRLSCMYRCQDALDVYMKLPHKHYNTGWVLCQVGKAYVELVDYLEADRAFSLARRASPYSLEGLDVYSTVLYHLKEDMKLSYLAQELISTDRLAPQSWCAIGNCYSLQKDHETALKNFQRAVQLDSRFAYAHTLCGHEYVALEDFENGIKSYQSALRIDARHYNSWHGLGMVYLRQEKNEFSEHHFRMAFQINPCSSVIMSYLGTALHALKRNEEALEMMERAILADKKNPLPMYQKANILVSLESFDEALEVLEELKEYAPRESSVYALMGKIYKRRNMHEKAMFHFGLALDLKPSATDVATIKAAIEKLHVPDELEDSL, from the exons atggaAGCGATACTAGTAGACTGTGTAAACCACAGTCTTCGCCATTTCATGCATCGAAACGCCATATTCATGTGCGAACGGCTCTGCGCCGAGTTCCCTTCCGAG ACAAATTTGCAATTGTTAGCAGGATGTTATCTGCAAAATAATCAAGCATACTCTGCGTATCATATTCTAAAAG cttttttcttttcgttaTTATCTGTAGGAACACAAATGGCTCAATCCCGCTACTTGTTTGCGATATCATGCTTTCAAATGGATCTTCTAAATGAAGCTGAAGCTGCATTATGTCCTACAAATGAGCCTGGTTTAGAG GTTCCAAATGGTGCACCTGGGCACTACCTTCTTGGGCTTATCTACAG GTATACTGATAGAAGGAAAAGTGCCATCCATCACTTTAAGCAAGCTTTATCTATAGATCCTTTATTCTGGGCTGCCTACGAGGAGCTTTGTATATTAG gTGCTGCTGAAGAAGCAGCTGCAGTTTTTGATGAAGCAGCTGCTCTTTGTATTCAAAAGCAGCACATGAATCATGCATCAGCATCCCAGAACTTGAGCATATCCAATGAGGATCGTAATTTAGTTTCTGCTCGAAACTTTGGCTTGGAAGATGGAAGTCCAAGGCAGTCAAAACACCCACAAGGGAATAACCTAAGAGATATTCCTGGAAATTATCATGGAGCCACTACGTTAGGAGGATCTGCTAGTCAGCCTTCAAATGGTGGCCTTCCAAACCTGTCATTTTATAACACTCCTTCACCAATGGCCACACAG TTGTCGAGTGTTGCCCCACCACCACTGTGTAGAAACATGCAGCCAAATGGTTCCAATCCTAGCATGCCTGGTTTTGATAACAGTGCAAGGTCAACTTTGAATTCTAATATGCAGGCCCCTCGAAGAAAGTTTGTTGATGAAGGGAAATTGCGGAAG ATTTCTGGGAGGTTATTTTCTGATTCTGGCCCTCGGCGAAGTACAAGGCTTGCCGCAGAAGCAGGATCCAACCAAAATACTAGTTCTACACTGGTTGCAGGGAATGGAACTAACAACTCTCCTAAATATCTTGGGGGTTCCAAGTTTAGTTCCATGGCAATACGTTCAGTGACAGTTCGCAAGGGACAGTCATGGGTCaatgaaaattatgatgaaG GGATACGGAATGAGGCTTTTGATGATTCACGTGCAAATAATACATCATCAAATTGTAGTCTATCACTCACCGGGGATTCTAGATCTCTTGAAACAGAAGTAGCAACCATGCCCGTTGGTGGGGTTATCGCAAGTCCTTCATGTATCTTAAGTGGTGCTTTAGAAATATTAGGCCTCCTGAGAACTCTTGGGGAAGGTTATAGACTTTCTTGCATGTACAGATGTCAG GATGCACTGGATGTCTACATGAAACTACCACACAAGCATTATAATACAGGCTGGGTGCTTTGCCAG GTTGGAAAAGCATATGTTGAATTAGTGGATTATTTGGAAGCTGATAGAGCCTTCAGTCTTGCCCGGCGAGCATCACCTTACAGTTTAGAAGGATTGGATGTATATTCTACGGTTCTTTAT CATTTGAAGGAAGACATGAAGTTAAGTTACCTGGCTCAAGAACTGATATCAACTGATCGTTTAGCTCCTCAATCTTG GTGTGCTATTGGAAATTGCTATAGTCTGCAGAAAGACCATGAAACTGCCTTGAAAAATTTTCAGCGAGCCGTACAGCTTGATTCAAGATTTGCATATGCACACACCTTGTGCGGTCATGA ATATGTTGCCTTGGAGGATTTTGAGAATGGAATTAAGAGTTACCAGAGTGCCCTAAGGATAGATGCTAGACATTACAATTCCTGGCATGGGCTTGGGATGGTCTATCTTCGGCAAGAGAAAAACGAGTTTTCTGAGCATCACTTCCGAATGGCTTTCCAAATAAATCCGTGTTCTTCGGTGATAATGTCTTATCTTGGGACTGCTTTACATGCCTTAAAG agaaatgaGGAAGCTCTGGAGATGATGGAGAGGGCAATTTTAGCTGATAAGAAGAACCCTCTTCCCATGTATCAAAAGGCTAATATACTTGTGAGCTTGGAAAGCTTTGATGAAGCTTTAGAAGTCCTAGAGGAGCTGAAAGAGTATGCTCCTCGTGAAAGCAGTGTTTATGCTTTGATGGGTAAAATTTATAAGAGGCGTAACATGCATGAGAAGGCAATGTTTCACTTTGGTCTTGCTTTGGATTTGAAACCATCAGCGACTGACGTGGCTACAATAAAG GCTGCCATTGAGAAGCTGCATGTACCAGATGAATTAGAAGACAGCTTGTAG